The proteins below come from a single Ruegeria sp. THAF33 genomic window:
- a CDS encoding phosphopentomutase codes for MSRAFLAVMDSVGIGGAPDADRFFNGDVPDSGANTLAHIAQACAEGRAEDGRSGPLNLPNLDALGLGAAARLASGDATPGLNAEPNGLWGCAREHSPGKDTPSGHWELAGLPVPWDWHYFPDTVPAFPADLSRAAAQAAGTEGILGDCHASGTAIIAELGAEHMRSGWPICYTSADSVFQIAAHEESFGLDRLLGMCRALAPRLHEMKVGRVIARPFVGSPEAGFERTTNRKDFAILPPAPVLTNWAQDAGRKVHAVGKIGDIFSMQGIDTLRKGSDAELMRHLSDLVDDAEEGSLTFANFVEFDSLYGHRRDISGYARALEWFDHEIGKILARLRPGDLLVLTADHGNDPSWTGTDHTREQVPVLISGSGTGQIGQVDFADIAASIAHHLNIPAQGPGRNFL; via the coding sequence ATGAGCCGCGCATTTCTAGCCGTCATGGATTCCGTCGGAATAGGCGGTGCGCCTGATGCCGATCGTTTTTTCAATGGCGACGTTCCGGATAGTGGGGCAAATACGCTGGCCCATATCGCGCAGGCCTGTGCCGAAGGGCGGGCCGAAGACGGGCGCTCGGGCCCCTTGAACCTGCCGAACCTCGACGCGCTGGGTTTGGGTGCGGCTGCGCGACTGGCGTCTGGGGACGCAACCCCCGGATTGAACGCCGAACCCAATGGGCTGTGGGGCTGCGCGCGCGAGCATTCGCCCGGCAAAGACACGCCCTCGGGCCACTGGGAACTGGCAGGTCTGCCGGTGCCGTGGGATTGGCACTATTTCCCGGATACGGTTCCGGCTTTCCCTGCGGACCTGAGCCGCGCAGCGGCCCAGGCCGCCGGGACCGAAGGCATCCTTGGCGATTGCCACGCCTCGGGCACGGCGATCATCGCCGAACTGGGTGCCGAGCATATGCGAAGCGGCTGGCCGATCTGCTACACCTCAGCCGACAGTGTGTTTCAGATTGCAGCCCATGAAGAGAGTTTCGGACTGGACCGTTTGCTGGGTATGTGCCGCGCCCTTGCACCGCGCTTGCACGAGATGAAAGTGGGCCGTGTCATTGCGCGCCCCTTTGTCGGCTCGCCAGAGGCGGGATTCGAACGGACAACCAACCGCAAGGATTTCGCCATTCTGCCGCCCGCACCGGTTCTGACCAATTGGGCGCAGGATGCCGGGCGGAAGGTGCACGCGGTGGGCAAGATCGGCGACATCTTTTCCATGCAGGGTATCGACACGCTGCGCAAAGGGTCGGACGCTGAACTCATGCGGCACCTTTCAGATCTGGTGGATGACGCCGAAGAGGGCAGCCTGACTTTTGCCAACTTTGTTGAATTCGACAGCCTTTACGGCCACCGCCGCGATATCAGCGGCTATGCCCGAGCATTGGAATGGTTCGATCACGAGATCGGCAAGATTCTGGCCAGGCTGCGCCCCGGCGACCTGTTGGTGTTGACCGCCGATCATGGCAATGATCCAAGCTGGACCGGGACAGATCACACACGTGAACAGGTGCCGGTTCTGATTTCCGGGTCGGGCACGGGGCAGATCGGCCAGGTAGACTTTGCCGATATTGCCGCCAGCATCGCCCATCACCTGAACATTCCGGCGCAAGGGCCGGGAAGGAACTTTCTATGA
- a CDS encoding cupin domain-containing protein, with amino-acid sequence MTKTSEPSRTQAEFRLPTQEIRNDIPFYTKVLGMQMDMIYPADDPRVAVFSGHGLRLRIEKDAPEGPGTLRILTDDPESFADGQRVLVAPNGTRIEIEERNPPLVMPETVHSFVVRRLKDQAPWIIGRAGMHYRDLVPDRLGGSIIASHIRIPDGGPVPDMVHFHKVGFQLIFCIHGWVDVVYEDQGEKMRLTSGDCFIQPPEIRHRVLEASDNVQVIEIGVPAEHVTEIDHDMQLPTPHFRPDREWQGQRFVYNQAKDAEWVPFRLPGYICRDTTIAENTKGVAGVQVVRKGQGDTEWASHDTDIHFTFVMDGAVTLEGEGREPYRLEQGDAFVIPPGMRTRLSSPSDNIELLEVTLPGTFTTTLG; translated from the coding sequence ATGACAAAGACATCCGAGCCTTCCCGGACCCAAGCTGAATTTCGTTTGCCTACCCAGGAAATTCGAAACGACATCCCCTTTTATACCAAGGTGTTGGGGATGCAGATGGACATGATCTATCCCGCGGACGATCCGCGCGTCGCAGTGTTTTCAGGGCACGGTCTGCGGCTGCGGATTGAAAAAGACGCGCCCGAAGGTCCGGGAACATTGCGCATCCTGACAGATGACCCGGAAAGCTTTGCAGATGGCCAACGCGTTCTTGTCGCGCCGAATGGGACCCGGATCGAAATCGAAGAGCGTAACCCGCCGCTGGTGATGCCTGAAACGGTTCATTCCTTCGTGGTGCGCAGGCTCAAGGATCAGGCGCCCTGGATCATCGGCCGGGCGGGGATGCACTATCGCGATCTGGTGCCGGATCGTCTGGGCGGATCGATCATCGCCAGCCATATCCGCATCCCGGACGGGGGCCCGGTGCCCGATATGGTGCATTTTCACAAAGTCGGTTTCCAGCTGATATTCTGCATTCATGGCTGGGTGGATGTCGTCTACGAGGATCAGGGAGAAAAAATGCGCCTGACCTCAGGGGATTGCTTTATCCAGCCGCCGGAAATTCGTCACCGCGTGCTCGAGGCGTCAGACAATGTTCAGGTTATCGAGATAGGTGTGCCAGCGGAGCATGTCACGGAAATCGACCATGACATGCAGCTTCCCACGCCGCATTTTCGCCCGGACCGTGAATGGCAAGGGCAACGCTTTGTCTACAACCAGGCCAAGGATGCTGAATGGGTGCCATTCCGTCTTCCAGGTTACATCTGCCGCGATACGACAATTGCCGAGAACACCAAAGGGGTCGCCGGCGTCCAGGTCGTCCGCAAAGGGCAGGGCGATACCGAATGGGCCAGTCATGATACGGACATTCACTTTACCTTCGTGATGGACGGGGCGGTTACACTGGAAGGCGAGGGGCGCGAGCCCTACCGGCTGGAGCAAGGAGACGCCTTTGTCATCCCGCCCGGGATGCGCACGCGCTTGTCCTCGCCCTCGGACAACATCGAGTTGCTGGAAGTCACCTTGCCCGGTACGTTCACGACAACACTGGGTTGA
- a CDS encoding thymidine phosphorylase — protein MDARSIIAKLRRQEVPGREELIWFAQGLADGSVSDAQAGAFAMAVCMGGLGPRGRADLTIAMRDSGDVLTWDVDGPVIDKHSTGGVGDSVSLILAPALAECGAYVPMISGRGLGHTGGTLDKLEAIPGVSTQIGQDRLAQILRETGAAIVGATGQIAPADKRLYAVRDVTATVESLDLITASILSKKLAASPDALVLDVKTGSGAFMKTMEDARKLATALTQTANAAGCRTSAVITDMNQPLAPALGNALEIAEVMKVLTTSNASPLADISAELGGVLLTDAGLCGTVEEGREKIFEIIRDGRAAERFGRMMAAVGGPVQFVDTWARFLPEANVIQEVPAPRDGFISAVDGEALGLAVVALGGGRQVESDEIDPAVGISSILRLGDRVSKGAPIAVIHAAREDAARRAAETVLSAIEISDTAPTLPDLIHERISV, from the coding sequence ATGGATGCCCGCTCGATCATAGCAAAACTACGCAGGCAGGAAGTGCCCGGGCGCGAGGAGCTGATCTGGTTTGCGCAGGGGCTTGCGGACGGAAGCGTCAGCGACGCGCAGGCCGGGGCATTCGCCATGGCTGTCTGCATGGGCGGATTGGGCCCTCGGGGGCGTGCGGATCTGACGATTGCGATGCGCGACAGCGGTGACGTTCTGACCTGGGACGTGGACGGGCCCGTGATCGACAAGCACTCGACCGGAGGGGTCGGGGACAGCGTCAGTCTGATTCTTGCTCCGGCGTTGGCGGAATGTGGGGCGTATGTCCCAATGATCTCGGGCCGGGGTCTTGGGCATACCGGCGGAACGCTGGACAAGCTAGAGGCGATACCGGGGGTCAGCACTCAGATCGGGCAGGACCGTCTTGCGCAGATTTTACGCGAAACCGGCGCGGCCATCGTCGGGGCGACCGGCCAGATCGCGCCGGCAGACAAGCGCCTTTATGCGGTGCGGGATGTGACCGCGACGGTCGAGAGCCTGGATCTGATCACAGCGTCGATCCTGTCCAAAAAGCTGGCCGCCAGCCCGGACGCGCTGGTTCTGGATGTCAAAACCGGCAGCGGTGCTTTCATGAAAACGATGGAAGATGCCCGCAAATTGGCCACCGCATTGACCCAGACCGCAAACGCAGCAGGATGCCGCACGTCGGCGGTTATCACGGATATGAACCAACCATTGGCCCCGGCGTTGGGCAATGCCTTGGAAATCGCGGAAGTGATGAAGGTGCTGACCACGTCGAATGCGTCGCCTTTGGCAGACATTTCCGCCGAGCTGGGAGGCGTCCTGCTGACCGATGCGGGGCTCTGCGGAACGGTTGAGGAAGGGCGTGAGAAGATCTTTGAAATCATCCGTGACGGCCGCGCTGCCGAACGGTTCGGGCGCATGATGGCAGCGGTCGGTGGCCCGGTTCAGTTTGTCGATACCTGGGCCCGGTTCCTGCCTGAGGCGAATGTCATCCAAGAGGTTCCGGCCCCGCGGGACGGCTTCATCTCGGCCGTTGACGGAGAAGCTCTGGGTCTTGCCGTGGTTGCGCTGGGCGGTGGCCGTCAGGTCGAAAGTGATGAGATCGACCCCGCCGTCGGCATATCCAGTATTCTTCGGCTTGGGGATCGCGTGTCAAAAGGCGCGCCGATTGCAGTGATCCACGCTGCTCGGGAAGATGCCGCGCGCCGAGCCGCAGAAACCGTGTTGAGCGCGATTGAGATCAGCGATACGGCTCCGACGCTTCCGGATCTGATCCATGAAAGGATCAGCGTATGA
- a CDS encoding cytidine deaminase has translation MSLKDAALSVRENAYAPYSNFKVGAALRASTGQIFSGCNVENVAYPEGTCAEAGAIAAMVAAGEQELTEVYVVASSPQPVPPCGGCRQKLAEFGKRDVKVTLATVDGAEFETTIGDLLPGAFDASHMEDV, from the coding sequence ATGTCGCTCAAAGACGCTGCCTTGTCAGTCCGCGAAAACGCCTATGCGCCTTATTCGAATTTCAAGGTTGGCGCAGCGCTTCGGGCTTCGACGGGTCAGATCTTTTCCGGGTGCAACGTTGAAAACGTGGCCTATCCCGAAGGCACTTGTGCCGAGGCCGGCGCAATCGCCGCGATGGTCGCCGCAGGAGAGCAGGAACTGACCGAGGTCTATGTGGTCGCCTCCAGCCCTCAGCCTGTGCCGCCTTGCGGTGGGTGTCGCCAGAAACTGGCCGAGTTTGGCAAGCGCGATGTGAAGGTTACCCTTGCAACCGTGGACGGCGCTGAATTCGAGACAACCATCGGGGATTTGTTGCCGGGCGCATTCGACGCGTCACATATGGAGGATGTCTGA
- a CDS encoding adenosine deaminase, whose translation MSVADLPKIELHLHHEGAAPPAFIRQLAHEKRVDLSGIFKPDGSYDFRDFAHFLNVYEVACEVLKTPEDFRRLTLAILEESAENGVVYSETFLSPDFCGGGDLHAWRDYLNAIQEAADEAERKFDITLRGVITCVRHFGPDQARRSAYCAAETAGDWITGFGMGGNESVGTQGDFKWAFDCAREAGLRLTTHAGEFGGPQSVRDAVRDLGVERIGHGVRAIEDPDLVRELVDRDITLEVCPGSNVVLGLFPDFATHPIAALRDAGVKVTVSTDDPPFFHTTMRREYEMLNAAFGWEAEDFAALNETALEAAFCDDATRARVKKRLEKT comes from the coding sequence ATGAGCGTCGCCGATCTGCCGAAAATAGAACTGCACCTGCATCACGAAGGCGCCGCCCCCCCGGCCTTCATACGTCAGCTTGCGCATGAAAAACGGGTGGACCTGAGCGGTATCTTCAAGCCGGACGGATCCTATGATTTCCGCGATTTCGCGCATTTCCTGAATGTGTATGAAGTGGCTTGCGAAGTCCTGAAGACGCCCGAAGACTTCCGGCGGCTGACATTGGCCATTCTCGAAGAAAGCGCCGAAAACGGTGTCGTCTATTCTGAGACTTTTCTGAGCCCCGATTTTTGTGGCGGCGGCGACCTGCACGCCTGGCGGGACTATCTGAACGCCATTCAGGAAGCGGCGGACGAGGCCGAGCGCAAGTTTGACATCACCCTGCGCGGCGTCATTACCTGTGTGCGCCATTTCGGCCCCGATCAAGCCAGGCGCAGCGCCTATTGCGCGGCAGAGACTGCGGGCGACTGGATCACCGGTTTTGGCATGGGTGGAAACGAATCCGTTGGCACGCAGGGCGATTTCAAATGGGCGTTCGATTGCGCGCGCGAGGCCGGGTTGCGGCTGACGACACATGCCGGTGAGTTCGGAGGCCCTCAAAGCGTGCGCGATGCCGTCCGTGATCTGGGGGTCGAGCGCATCGGGCACGGTGTTCGCGCCATCGAGGATCCGGACCTTGTTCGCGAACTCGTCGACCGGGACATCACTCTGGAGGTCTGTCCGGGATCGAATGTGGTTTTGGGACTTTTCCCGGATTTTGCGACGCATCCAATCGCGGCCTTGCGTGATGCGGGCGTGAAGGTCACCGTCTCAACGGATGACCCGCCATTTTTTCACACGACCATGCGGCGGGAATATGAAATGCTGAACGCAGCTTTCGGCTGGGAGGCCGAAGATTTTGCGGCCCTGAACGAAACCGCCCTGGAAGCGGCCTTTTGCGATGACGCTACCCGCGCGCGGGTCAAGAAAAGACTGGAGAAAACATGA
- the upp gene encoding uracil phosphoribosyltransferase, translating into MSEHLTIVDHPLVQHKLTLMRDKGTSTAVFRQLLREITLLLAYEVTREIPLTTRHIETPMEEMDAPILAGKKMALVSILRAGNGMLDGVLELVPSARVGFVGLYRDEETLKPVQYYFKAPESLKDRLVIAVDPMLATGNSSAAAIDLLKEAGATDIRFLCLLAAPEGVARMKEAHPDVHIVTAALDRELNSKGYIMPGLGDAGDRMFGTK; encoded by the coding sequence ATGAGCGAACATCTGACCATCGTCGATCACCCTCTGGTGCAACACAAACTGACGCTCATGCGGGACAAGGGGACCTCGACCGCCGTGTTCCGGCAGTTGCTGCGCGAAATAACGTTGCTGCTGGCCTATGAGGTCACGCGCGAAATTCCGTTGACCACGCGCCATATCGAAACACCGATGGAAGAAATGGATGCACCCATTCTGGCGGGCAAGAAAATGGCGCTGGTGTCGATCCTGCGTGCCGGAAACGGGATGCTGGACGGGGTGCTGGAGCTTGTTCCTTCTGCGCGCGTCGGCTTTGTCGGTCTGTATCGCGACGAAGAAACGCTGAAGCCCGTGCAGTATTACTTCAAGGCACCCGAGAGCCTGAAAGACCGTTTGGTTATCGCGGTGGATCCGATGCTGGCCACCGGCAACAGCTCGGCCGCGGCGATTGACCTGCTGAAAGAGGCGGGGGCGACGGATATCCGTTTTCTGTGCCTGTTGGCCGCGCCGGAAGGTGTGGCGCGTATGAAAGAGGCGCACCCGGATGTTCACATCGTCACCGCCGCACTGGACCGCGAGTTGAACTCGAAAGGCTATATCATGCCGGGTCTGGGCGACGCGGGCGACCGGATGTTTGGAACCAAGTAA